A single region of the Brachypodium distachyon strain Bd21 chromosome 3, Brachypodium_distachyon_v3.0, whole genome shotgun sequence genome encodes:
- the LOC100844899 gene encoding uncharacterized protein LOC100844899 isoform X5 gives MQAGWHVPRLAAGGAGEAVQEEPQGPGAVAGLLGGAGVADARGQQQPPPAAAVRPPGPRHPPVEQGLPGGVPGVAVRGPFVPVPDGHPAEHVHRVQALPGAHALHDPVPARRLLRRPHLPPFPDRLHRAVFQGVWERGACHPALQDRQEVPVQYLLVRPHHRAASAAVCDLDSGADAEGIRNGEQEGHPSLQHHLPVPPPAFPDLPAHEADRHGHRCHDGERVGQRRVQSHTLHARKPCAGSVVVPVLGAEAGGVLEGGVPPGRAHVSDRVLRLQHREQQQDDLVPAEQHNKLVHPEQQLLPVWDLRGGAGPKADHVGVYAEVFLLLLVGAEEPQNLATSLFIGEISFAIVIGVLGLVLFALLIGNMQSYLQATMIRLEEWRTKRTDMERWMHHRQIPQQLKQCVRRYQQYTWVATRGVDEEALLKDLPMDIRRDIKRHLCLDLVRRVPLFDEMDERTLEAICERLRPALYTRGTRLVRELDPVDSMLFIIRGYLDSYTTQGGRSGFFNSCRIGAGEFCGEELLTWALDPRPSEYLPRSTRTVRAVSEVEAFALVAEDLRFVASQFRRLHSARIRHRFRFYSHQWRTWAACFIQAAWRRHKRRRASMELRMMPEGGGGGARAGGGGVRCRRHSCDGKALKKPMEPDFTVEEEDD, from the exons ATGCAAGCCGGGTGGCACGTCCCGAGGCTGGCCgccggaggagccggagaagCCGTGCAGGAGGAGCCTCAAGGACCGGGTGCTGTCGCGGGCCTTCTCGGAGGAGCTGGAGTCGCTGATGCACGCGGGCAACAACAACCACCACCAGCTGCCGCTGTTCGACCCCCGGGGCCGCGTCATCCACCTGTGGAACAAGGTCTTCCTGGCGGCGTGCCTGGTGTCGCTGTTCGTGGACCCTTTGTTCCTGTACCTGACGGGCACCCAGCAGAACATGTGCATCGAGTTCAAGCACTCCCTGGCGCTCACGCTCTCCATGATCCGGTCCCTGCTCGACGTCTTCTACGCCGTCCACATCTTCCTCCGTTTCCGGACCGCCTTCATCGCGCCGTCTTCCAGGGTGTTTGGGAGAGGGGAGCTTGTCATCCTGCCTTACAAGATCGCCAGGAGGTACCTGTCCAGTACCTTCTGGTTCGACCTCATCACCGCGCTGCCTCTGCCGCAG TTTGTGATCTGGATTCTGGTGCCGATGCTGAAGGAATCCGCAACGGCGAACAGGAAGGACATCCTTCGCTTCAGCATCATCTTCCAGTACCTCCCCCGGCTTTTCCAGATCTTCCCGCTCACGAGGCAGATCGTCATGGCCACCGGTGCCATGACGGAGAACGCGTGGGCCAGCGCCGCGTACAATCTCATACTCTACATGCTCGCAAGCCAT GTGCTGGGAGCGTTGTGGTACCTGTTCTCGGTGCAGAGGCAGGAGGCGTGCTGGAGGGCGGCGTGCCACCTGGACGGGCCCATGTGTCAGACCGAGTTCTTCGACTGCAACACCGTGAGCAACAACAGGACGATCTGGTACCAGCTGAGCAACATAACAAGCTTGTGCACCCCGAGCAACAGCTTCTACCAGTTTGGGATCTACGGGGAGGCGCTGGACCAAAAGCTGACCACGTCGGCGTTTACGCAGAAGTATTTCTACTGCTTCTGGTGGGGGCTGAAGAACCTCAG AATCTGGCGACGAGCTTGTTCATAGGAGAGATAAGCTTCGCGATCGTCATCGGCGTTCTTGGGCTGGTGCTGTTCGCCCTGCTCATTGGCAATATGcaa TCTTACCTCCAAGCGACGATGATCCGGCTGGAAGAGTGGCGGACCAAGCGGACGGACATGGAGCGGTGGATGCACCACCGTCAGATCCCGCAGCAGCTAAAGCAGTGCGTGCGTCGGTACCAGCAGTACACGTGGGTGGCCACCCGGGGCGTGGACGAGGAGGCCTTGCTCAAGGACCTCCCCATGGACATCCGCCGGGACATCAAGCGCCACCTCTGCCTGGACCTGGTCCGCAGAGTTCCCCTCTTCGACGAGATGGACGAGCGCACGCTCGAGGCCATCTGCGAGCGGCTGCGGCCGGCGCTCTACACGCGCGGCACGCGGCTGGTGCGCGAGCTCGACCCCGTGGACTCCATGCTCTTCATCATCCGGGGCTACCTGGACTCGTACACCACGCAGGGCGGGCGGTCCGGGTTCTTCAACTCGTGCCGCATCGGGGCCGGCGAGTTCTGCGGGGAGGAGCTGCTGACTTGGGCGCTGGACCCAAGGCCGTCGGAGTACTTGCCCCGGTCCACGCGCACCGTGAGGGCGGTCTCCGAGGTCGAGGCGTTCGCGCTCGTGGCGGAGGATTTAAGGTTCGTGGCGTCGCAGTTCCGGCGCTTGCACAGCGCGAGGATCCGGCATAGGTTCAGGTTCTACTCGCACCAGTGGCGCACCTGGGCCGCGTGCTTTATTCAGGCCGCGTGGCGGAGGCATAAGCGGCGCCGCGCGTCCATGGAGCTCAGGATGATGCCggaagggggaggagggggagcgagggcgggaGGAGGGGGCGTGAGGTGTCGGAGGCATAGCTGCGACGGCAAGGCGCTCAAGAAGCCCATGGAGCCGGACTtcacggtggaggaggaagacgactgA